A single window of Desulfuromonas acetexigens DNA harbors:
- the tsaA gene encoding tRNA (N6-threonylcarbamoyladenosine(37)-N6)-methyltransferase TrmO: MTQEALFTYRPIGLLRSPYARRIDAPHQGTVTQGTKTGEAATATLELAGWLDEQILQDLEGFERLWLIYALHRSDGWKPTVKPPRGGPKRGVLATRSPHRPNAIGLSAVELVKVEGRTLHLRGVDLLDGTPVLDIKPYVPYADAFPDAKAGWIDELDAHLGCRSAPGPRKPR, encoded by the coding sequence ATGACCCAAGAAGCCTTGTTCACCTACCGTCCCATCGGCCTTCTGCGCTCCCCCTATGCGCGCCGTATCGACGCCCCCCATCAGGGGACGGTGACGCAAGGGACGAAAACGGGGGAAGCGGCGACGGCGACGCTGGAGTTGGCGGGCTGGCTGGACGAGCAAATCCTTCAGGATCTGGAGGGTTTCGAGCGGTTGTGGCTGATCTATGCCTTACATCGCAGCGACGGCTGGAAACCTACCGTCAAGCCGCCCCGGGGCGGGCCGAAGCGGGGAGTTCTTGCCACCCGCTCCCCCCATCGCCCCAACGCCATCGGCCTGTCTGCGGTGGAACTGGTCAAAGTGGAAGGAAGAACCTTGCATCTGCGTGGGGTCGATCTGCTCGACGGCACGCCGGTATTGGACATCAAACCCTACGTCCCCTACGCTGACGCCTTTCCCGACGCCAAAGCCGGGTGGATTGACGAGCTGGACGCCCACCTCGGGTGCCGTTCGGCTCCGGGACCGCGCAAGCCCCGATAA
- a CDS encoding YaiI/YqxD family protein has translation MQIWVDADACPRVIKDILFRVAEKRRIPLILVANQALRVPPSKYIRCIQVGAGFDVADGRIVAELRPGDLVVTADIPLAAAVLDKGGHALDPRGALMTTDTIGERLMMRNVLDELRGCGIETGGPPPLSPSDRQAFANRLDAFLTRHTPLPPISPP, from the coding sequence ATGCAGATCTGGGTCGACGCCGACGCCTGTCCCCGCGTCATCAAGGACATCCTCTTCCGCGTCGCCGAAAAGCGCCGCATCCCGCTGATTCTGGTGGCCAACCAGGCGCTGCGCGTGCCGCCCTCGAAGTACATCCGGTGCATCCAGGTCGGCGCCGGCTTCGATGTCGCCGATGGCCGGATCGTGGCGGAGTTACGGCCCGGCGACCTGGTGGTCACCGCCGACATTCCCCTGGCCGCGGCCGTCCTCGACAAAGGCGGGCACGCCCTCGACCCACGTGGCGCCCTGATGACGACCGACACCATCGGCGAGCGGCTGATGATGCGCAACGTCCTGGATGAGCTGCGCGGCTGCGGCATCGAAACCGGCGGCCCGCCACCTCTCAGCCCGAGCGACCGTCAGGCCTTCGCCAACCGGCTTGATGCGTTCCTGACGCGACATACCCCTTTGCCGCCCATTTCCCCACCATGA
- a CDS encoding flavodoxin family protein, translating to MKVVAFNGSPNREGNTWHTLKMVTAELEMAGIETEIVTVGDKAIRGCIACGLCAKNKNEQCVLPGDEVNAWIQKMKQADGILLGSPVHYAAISGTMKSFLDRAFYVAGMNGGLFRHKVGASVVAVRRSGGLPAFEQLNNFLMYSEMLIPTSNYWNVIHGRMPGEVAKDEEGAQIMRVLGKNMAWLLKLVEHGKGAVVPPTQEKKAYMHFVR from the coding sequence ATGAAAGTCGTAGCATTTAACGGCAGTCCCAACCGGGAAGGCAACACCTGGCATACCCTGAAGATGGTCACGGCCGAGCTCGAAATGGCGGGGATCGAGACTGAGATCGTCACTGTGGGGGACAAGGCGATCCGCGGGTGCATCGCCTGTGGCCTGTGCGCCAAGAACAAGAACGAGCAGTGTGTGCTTCCCGGCGACGAGGTAAACGCCTGGATTCAGAAGATGAAGCAGGCCGACGGCATCCTGCTTGGCTCGCCGGTGCACTACGCCGCCATCTCGGGAACGATGAAGTCCTTTCTCGACCGAGCCTTCTACGTCGCCGGCATGAACGGCGGCCTCTTCCGCCACAAAGTCGGCGCCTCGGTGGTCGCTGTGCGCCGCTCCGGCGGCCTCCCCGCCTTCGAGCAACTCAACAATTTTCTGATGTATTCCGAGATGCTGATCCCCACCTCGAACTATTGGAACGTCATTCACGGCCGAATGCCGGGGGAGGTGGCGAAGGATGAGGAAGGGGCGCAGATCATGCGGGTGCTGGGGAAGAATATGGCCTGGCTGCTGAAGCTGGTGGAACACGGCAAGGGGGCGGTGGTCCCGCCGACGCAAGAAAAGAAGGCCTACATGCACTTTGTTCGGTGA